The following proteins are encoded in a genomic region of Dyadobacter sp. UC 10:
- a CDS encoding DUF4174 domain-containing protein, producing the protein MMKTLLLTLMMMMITTDDQPRQVILFYTENGKSLFEKQSEELRANDAGLRERDINVIPYQLSRENAAQWKRFKVDTSNDFTFILIGRDGGEKHRAERVVPAKELFGKIDAMPMRRNEIGEKN; encoded by the coding sequence ATGATGAAAACGCTACTATTAACACTGATGATGATGATGATAACCACCGACGATCAGCCCAGGCAGGTAATTTTATTTTATACTGAAAATGGAAAAAGCCTGTTCGAAAAGCAGTCGGAGGAGTTACGGGCGAACGATGCCGGTTTGCGGGAAAGGGATATCAACGTAATTCCATACCAGCTTTCCAGGGAGAACGCGGCACAATGGAAGCGATTTAAAGTGGACACTTCAAACGATTTTACATTCATCCTGATTGGTCGCGACGGCGGCGAGAAGCACAGGGCCGAGCGCGTGGTACCTGCAAAAGAATTGTTCGGGAAAATAGATGCGATGCCGATGCGCAGGAACGAGATAGGGGAAAAGAACTAG